One Sphingobium sp. Cam5-1 genomic window, CACCATGGCCTCCACGGGCGAGATCGAACTGGCCGACATGCAGTTCGGGCCGGATGGCAGCTTCGAGATCATCGTCAGCAAGACGCAAAAGCCCGGCAATTGGCTGCCGATGGCGGATGACACGACCTTGCTGATCATCCGTCAGACCTTCAATGACAAGCGCGCCGAAGTCGCGGCGGACGTGCATATCGAACGGATCAGTGACGGCCCGGCCGTGCCAGTCATACTGGCGCCGGAAACGATCGAGGCGCAGTTGAACGGCGCTGCTGCGTGGGTGCGCGGAACCGCGAATACTTTCGCGGACTGGTCGCAATGGTTCATGGAACAGCCCAACCGCATCTATGAAGGCAAGGAACAGTCGGTTTACCAGCGCGCCGGGGGCGATCCGAAAATCTGGTATGGTCACATCTATTACGACCTCGCTCCCGACGAAGCGCTCGTCATCACTGCGAAACCACCGCAATGTCGCTTCTGGAACTTCCAGATCGACAATTGGTGGATGGAATCCATGGACCATGTGAACCGCAAGGTGTGGGTCAATGGCGCACAGGCCAAATATGAGGAGGACGGCAGCGTCATCCTGGTCTGCGCCGACAAGGACCCCGGCTACGGCAATTGGATCGACCTGTCGGGCCATCGCCAGGGAACGGGCCTCTGGCGCTGGATAGAGGCTGATGAGCATCCCGTGCCGCAATGCAAGGTCGTAAAGCTCTGACCGCCTCGGCTGACTTCCCCGCGCGTATCGCCATATTGGAAGACCGGGAGGCGATACGCGACCTCATCGCGCGCTATGGCCCTTTGGTGGACGCGGGCAATTGCGCCGGGGCCGCCGCTCTGTGGGCCGAGGATGGCGTCTATGAAGTCGGCGGGTTCGGCAGCTACACGGGCCGTGCCGCGATCCAGGCTTTGTTGGAAGGGGAAAGCCACCAGAGCTTGATCCATGGCGGCGCCGCCCATGTCCTCAGCCCGCCGGTCATCGATCTGGACGGCGACAGCGCAACCGCCCGAACCTATTCCGTCGTCTTCCGCAAGACGGGCGATAGTTGGGAAGCCCACCGCGCCTCCGCCAATAGCTGGCACCTCGTGCGGGTCGGCACGGAATGGAAGGTGGCCCGCCGCATCAACCGTTTGCTTGACGGATCACCCGATGCCCGCGCGCTGATTGGTGGACGATAGCGGCGGGTAAAGGCGCGCCGTGGGTGCGACCGTCTTACCCGGAAGTATCCACACCAAAGCTCTTTTTCCATCACCCCGGGCTTGACCCAGAGTCCCGCTGCCTTGGCAACGTCAGAGAAGAAACGGGACGCCGGATCAAGTCGGGAATGATATATGTGACAAAGCAAGCCGCATTCTGCATGGCATGTGCATGGACATCACCGCACCCCGCTTCACCGATGAAAACGCCGCCCGCGAGCATCATGAGCTTGCGTTGGCCGGATGGCCGGTATTGCCCGCGCTGTGGTTCGTTCAACTCCAAGCGCCTTCCTGCGCAGCGTGGCCGTAAGACGAAGGCTCACCCCGAAGGTGTGCTTCGTCATGGCGTGACCCAGTGCAATGATTGCCGTGAACAATACACTGTTACGGTCGGCACTGTGTTTGAGAGCAGCAAGATCGGCCTTCACAAGTGGGTGCTCGCAACCTTCCTTCTTTGCTCATCCAAGCGCGGCATGTCGGGCCACCAACTTGCCCGTATGCTTGGCGTGACGCAAAAAACGGCGTGGTTCATGTCGCACCGCATTCGTGAGTCCATGCGCCCTGTTGATGGCGTGCCTCCGCTTGGTGGCGAAGGCAAGACCGTTTAGGCCGACGAAACCTTCATCGGCGGCAAGGAAAAGAAGTATCCAGATACCTGTGATATCATCCTAAGAAGGTAGAGATGATAGAAACGGCAATCGCAATAACCGCAGCAACGAGCGCCAGCGTTGCAATTGTGTTGGCGTTCTTTGCCTCCCGAGCAGCGTATCGCGCCGCCTCGGCGGCAGCCCATCCCGCGTCTTTGGTTGACCTCGCGATTTCTAGACTTTCGGCTTTAGAGGCTGCTTCACGTTCTTGATCTTTTCGTGCCAACCAAGCGGTGGCGGCGATGTCCCTACCTCTGCCGCGCCCATAGCGGCCTAGCGCGAGATTTTGCCGAACGGCATCTTCTCCGGCTTCCTCTAGTTCGTCTTCAAATCTCACTTTGACCGTCCCCCCGACTCATCCGAGCGAGGAACATATCACTGACTAATCTTTTGGCTTCTCTTTCGGACTCGACTTTTTCAGCGGTTTATGCGGCTTAGGTGGCGTGTTGAGCATCCGGCGCAGCACATCATCCTCTTGTTTTTGTTCGGTGCTCGACATGGCTAATTCTCCTGACATTGCCGCCCTTATACCGGCTGAAGCCCTCCAAGAGATAGGACGTCTAATCATCAACTGGTCCCAGGTTGAAAGTGTGTTCGACCTAATTTTCCTGAGGATTGTTGTGATGGAAGGCAAGGAATCCATGACAATGGATGACCCAAAATTCAAAGAAATGGCCCACGGCATAAAAAGGCGGTGCAAAAGATTAAGGCTTCACTTTAAAACGTCCAAGCTATCTGACGAAGAAAAGTTACCTTGGATAAAGGCACTTGATACACTATCGTCTCTAAATCGGTGGAGAGACCTATTGGCGCATGGAGTTATAAACCCTCTTAAAGACGGAGACTCTGCTGCTGCTGTTCATATTTATTTTAAAAGTTGGAACTCACCCACGAAACATGATTTCGGGCCGGTAAAGATTTCCGCCATTAAGCAAAATCGCGAAAAAATTGCTCTGCTTTGGCATGAACTAATCCGTCTGTCACTTGAGGGACAGACAGGTGTTTGATGCGGACTGCCTCGATAATGCCATAGATGCTACGCGCCATTAACGCATTGTCATATTCATCAGAGTGGGCGCACCAGTGAAGGAACGCCCATCCTCCGCCTCTGCCGTTTCCACTGTAATCTCATTACCCACCGGCCTGTCACGCAGGCTCTTGCTTTGTCATGTATATCACTCCCAATCAAGTCCGGGGTGACCATCACTCAAACATGGTCATGCTCCAGCGAGGGACGGCTCCAGCTTTTCTAGGGCCGCCCTTCCGCTTATGCGGTTCAGGCGGTCTGACGAGCGACCGCAAACTGCTTTTTCGCAAAGGCGCAGGCATCCGCCATCGCCTCCTGCGCGCCCGGCAGAAAACCGATCCATGACACGAACCCATGGACCATGCCGGGATAGCGCTTCACTTCCACTTCCACCCCGGCCTTTTCCAGCACCGGGGCATAGGCTTCCACTGCGTCGCGGATGGGGTCGCATTCGGCGCTGGCGATAAAGGCGGGCGCCAGGCCCTGATGGCTCGTCGCCTTCATCGGACTGGCGCGGAAATCGTCGTAATCGCTCTCGTCCTTGATGTGCAATTCCCAGAAATAATGCGCATCTTCCAGGCGCAGCACAGGGCCGTTGGCGAACTCGATCGCGGACCCTTCTTCGGGGATCGGATGGATGCCGGGGCCATACCAGTTGATCTGCGCCGCGATACGGGGCGCGCCCGCGTCTCTTGCGAGAAGGGCGCAGGCGCTCGCCAGCACGCCGCCCGCGCTATCGCCCGCCACCGCGATCAGGGCGGGATCGCCCCCCAGTTCGGCCGCATGCGCCGCCGCCCACTGCGTCGCGGCCCAGCAATCCTCGAAGGCCGCCGGGAATTTATGCTCGGGCGCCAGGCGATAGTCGACGGACACCACGATGGTCTCCGCACCCGCCGCCAGCCCGCGCGCGATCATATCCTGCGTGTCCAGATCGCCGACAACGAATCCGCCGCCATGGAAATAGGCAGTGACTGGGAAAGGTCCCGCGCCCTCGGGCGTATAGATGCGCACCGGTATCTCACCGTTCGGTCCCGGAATGGTCCGATCGACGATCGAGGCAAGGGATACAGCAGGGGGCGGAAGCTGGATCGAACTCGACCGCACCGCCTCCCGCAACGCAGGAACCGGAGCAGTCCGGATCGGCGGCCATTCCGGTTGATTGGCGAACATGGCCTCAAGCTGCGGGTCTAGCGGCATCTCGATTCTCCTCGTTTCGTTTCAATTGTGCATCTTCTTCTTTAATTCGCGAGCGCCACCGGAGCGACGCACTGAATATTCCTCATCCTCTAGGTTCTCTTGGCATAGCTAATCCGCGTTCGGCGATGATGTTGCGCTGGATCTGGTCGGTTCCGGCGTAGATGGTATCGGATCGAGACATGAGGTGCATGGTTGTGAGGGCGCCCATGCGTTCGTCGTTGATGCCTATTTCGCCCTCTTGTCCCATTACCGCCATGGCGAGGTCGCCAAGCGCGACATGCCAGCGGGACCAGTAGAGTTTGTAGGTGTATGCGGCGCCGGTGAGTTCGGGGTTGGCTTCGCCGCCTGAGAGCATGCGCAGGGCGTTGTAGCGCATGATCTTGAGCCCGGCATGGGCGGTGGCGATCTTCTGGCGGGTGAGCGGGTCTTGTGCCTTGCCGTTGGCCTTGGCGATGGCGATGATGTCGTCCAGTTCGTTCCTGAACTGCATCTGCTGGGCGAGGGTGGAGACGCCGCGTTCAAAGCCAAGGAGGGCCATGGCAACCTTCCAGCCTTCGCCTTCTTCGCCGATGCGGTCCATGGCGAGGGCTTGCGCTCCATCGAAGAACACCTCGGCAAATTCGGCCTCGCCGGTCATCTGGCGGATGGGGCGGGGGGTGACCCCGGGCTGGTCCATGGGGACCATGAGGAAGGAGAGGCCCTTGTTGCCGACGCTGCCGGGCTCTGTGCGGGCAACGACGAAGCACCAGTCGGCGATCGTGCCCATCGAGGTCCAGATCTTCTGCCCGTCGATGATGTACGTATCGCCTTCCAGGCGTGCCTTGGTCTTCACATTGGCCAGGTCCGATCCTGCGCCGGGTTCAGAATAGCCCTGGCACCAGATCGCCTTGCCGGTGGCGATGTCGGGGAGGAACCGGGCCTTTTGCTCCTCGGTGCCCATGGCGATCAGCGTCGGCCCGAGCAGTTCGACCCCCAGATGCCCCGCGCGCGGCGGACCCTTGGCTCTGGCATATTCCTCGGCGAAGATGATCTGCTGCGCGATCGAGGCGCCGCGCCCGCCCCATTGCTCAGGCCAGCCAATGACGCTCCAGCGCGCCTCACCCAGGGCTGCTTCCCAGGCGCGGCGCTCCTCGACATTGTCGACCTGGTTGGTCTGGCCGCGAATGGCCTTGAACGGACCGCTAAGCTGTTCGTTGAGCCAGCTCGCGGCCTCTTGCCGAAAGGCTTTCAATTCAGGGGCGAAGGCGAGTTGCATGGATCAGGCGACCTCGAACAGACCGGCAGCACCCATGCCGCCCGCGACGCACATGGAGACGACCACATATTTGACGCCGCGGCGCTTGCCTTCGATGAGGGCATGGCCAACCAGGCGCGATCCGGTCATGGCGAAGGGATGGCCAATGGCGATGCCGCCGCCATTGACGTTCAATTTCTCAGGATCGATGCCGAGCGTGCGCTGGCAATAGATCGCCTGGTTGGCAAAGGCTTCGTTGATTTCCCACAGGCCGATGTCGTCCATCTTGACCCCGGTGCGTTCCAAGAGCTTGGGGATGGCGAACACCGGGCCGATGCCCATTTCGTCAGCGCCGCAGCCTGCAACCTGAAAACCCCGATAGATGCCCAGGATAGGGAGCCCTTCCTTTTGCGCGGTGGCAAGGTCCATGACGACCTGGGCAGACGCGCCGTCGGAGAGCTGGCTGGCGTTACCCGCCGTCACATGCTTGCCTTCCTTGATGACGGTGCCGTTTTTGAACACGGGCTTCAATTCAGAAAGCTTCTCGTAAGTGGTGCCCGCGCGGATGCCCTCGTCCTTGGTCAGGGTCAGCTCTTCCTTGCCGGTCTCATTGCCTTCCTTGTCGAACAGGGCTTTCGTGACCGTGATCGGCACGATTTCATCGTCGAACTTGCCCGCTGCCTGGGCGGCGGCGGCGCGCTGCTGCGACTGGGCGGCAAAGCGGTCCTGGTCCTCGCGGCTGATGCCATAGCGTTCAGCGACGATCTCGGCGGTCTCGATCATCACCATGTACGCGTTGGGATCGCGCGCCTTGATGAACTCGGAGCGGTTGCGGAAGGCGGGATAATGTTTGTCGATGGTGAGCGAGACATTCTCCACGCCACCCGAGACGGCGCAGTCGATCTCGTTGGCGATGATGCCGCGCGCCGCGAACGCCAGCGCGTTCAAGCCCGACGAGCATTTGCGGTCCATCGAAAAGCCGCTGGTGGTGTCGGGGAGGACCGATCCGTGGACGGTGAGGCGCCCGACATTGTAGCTTTGCGTGTTCCACTGGTTGGCAACGCCCAGATAGACGTCGTCGACGCGGGCGGGATCGATCCCGGCGCGGGCGATGGCGGCATCGACCACATGGGAGGACATGAACGGCGCTTCGGTGTCGTTGAACGCGCCGCGATAGGCTTTGCCAACGCCAGTGCGGGCGGTGGAGATGATGGCTGCTTCACGCATTGAACAATATCCTTGGATTAAAAGCCGTGCATGTTGGTGGGGCCCCAATAGGCGCGCATTTCGACGACCTCATTGGCTTCGTTGAAGCGGAAGGTGTCGATGACGTCGATGCGCTTGGCCCCGCCATCGAAGTTCAGGTTCACCGAGAAGGGAAAGACGGCATAGTCGCCCGCGACCCGGACCGGGCCTTCGAGCTTGAGCTTCGCGCCGGTCTTCATGGACTGTGCGTAGAAGGCGCGGATTGCTTCGCGGCCCTTGTGGATGGGGGAGCCGATCGGGTCTTCGACGGTTGCATCAGCGGCATAGAGGGCGGCGACCTGGTCGGCGCTGCCTGCTTCGAACGCTGCGACATAGGCGTTGACGGCGGCTTCCATTTTTACAGGATCGGGCATGGGTCTTGCTCCAGCAGGGGTGGCGAGGAGAGCCAGGACGCAGGCGATGACGGTGCCCCGGCTCATAGTCCTTCAGCTTTCGGGAAAATAGCGGTTGATGGTTTCGACCACGCAGGCGGGCTTGTCTTTTCCTTCGATCTCGACGGTGACGCGGATCACCGCCTGGATGGCGCCGCCCTTTACTTCCTCGGCCGAGACGATTTCACCGGTGCCCCGAATGCGCGATCCGACCACCACCGGATTGAGGAAGCGGGTCTTGTCCATGCCGACGTTCACGCCTGCGGAAAAGCGCCGGACCTCGACGATCTGCGGCATGAACAGGTTGACGAGGGAGAGGGTCAAGTAACCATGGGCGATGGTCGCGCCGAAGGGCCCGTCTTTCGCGCGCACCGGATCGACATGGATCCACTGATGGTCGCCGGTGCAGTCGGCAAAGGCGTCGATGCGCGATTGCTCGATGGTGAGCCACTCCGAGGTGTCGAGCTTGGTGCCTTCCTTGCCCAGAAGATCGTGGGGATTTTCGAAGATGGTCGCCATGTTTACGCTCGCTGGCTGGAGACCGCGACGATTTCGCCGGTCATGTAGGAGGAGAGGTCAGAGGCGAGGAACATCATGACGTTGGCGATTTCCCAGACCTCGGCGGGGCGCTTGAACGCTTCCTTTTCAACCAGCTTGTCCAAGGCTTCCTGGGTCGTCACCTTGGCGAGGAAGGGGTGCATGGCAAGGGATGGCGAGACCGCATTGATGCGCACGCCATGTTCGGCCGCCTCGATCGCGGCGCAGCGGGTGAAGGCCATGACGCCAGCCTTTGCGGCGGCATAATGGGCCTGGCCCTTTTGCGCGCGCCAGCCCAGCACGGAAGCGTTGTTGACCATGACGCCCGACTTGGCGGCGTACATGGCGGGCAGGAAGGCGCGGGTCATGCGGAACAGCGAGGTCAGCGTCACGTCGAACACGCGGGCCCACTGCTCGTCGGTCATATCGACGATATCGGCTTCACCGCCGAGGCCTGCATTGTTGATGAGCACATCGACCCGGCCCAGCGCGGCGAGAGCGGCGTCGCGCAAGCCCTGCACGGCTTCCTCGCTGGTGACGTCGCACACAAATACAGCGGGCCGCTCGACCTTGGCTTCGTCGGCGATGCGGTCGGCCGCTTCATTGAGGCGGCGTTCGTGGAAGTCGCTGATGAGGAGCTTGGCGCCTTCCTCGGCGGCGCGCTTGGCGGCGGAAAAGCCGATGCCGGTGCCGGCCGCCGCGGTGACGACCACGGTCTTGCCCTTGAGCATGCCCAGCGGGGTCGGATAGGGGGGAACAGGCGAGGTCGGGGTCATGCGGCGTCCTTCATGATGATCTTTGCGAGCGCTTCGCGATGCTGGTCTGGGGTGCCGAGCCAGCTGGCGCAAGCTCTGGCGCGCTTGAAATAGAGGTGGGCGTGATGTTCCCAGGTGAAACCGATGCCGCCATGGAGCTGGATGGCGTCGCCCGTGACCGAGCAATAGGCGTCCGACACATAAGCGCGCGCGGCATGGGCCGCTTCAGCCAGTTCCTCGCCATTTTCATCGATCGCGGCGGCGGCATAATAGGCGGCCGAGCGCGAGGCTTCGACCAGCAGCATCATGTCGGCGAGCATATGCTTGTACGCCTGGAATGAGCCGATGAGGCGGCCGAACTGGACGCGCTGCTTGGCATAATCGACGGTGGCGTCGAGGCTGTATTGCATGCCGCCGGTCTGTTCAGCGGCGAGCAGCCCTGCGCCGATGGTCAGCGTGCGTTCGATCGCGGCCTTGGCGCTGCCGGGGACGCCCAGGATCAGCTCCGGCGCCACGTCGCAATCGAAGGTGAGGGTGGCAAAGCGGCGAGTGCGGTCGAGCGCGGGCAGCGCCTCGATGACGAGGCCGGGGGTGTCGGCTTCGAGGACGACGAGGCTCTCGTCAGCGGTGGCCACCACGATGAGCTCTGCGACATGGCCGAAGGTCACGAACTGCGCGGTGCCGGTGAGCTTGCCGTTCGACAAGGTCGGGCGGCTTGCGGTCCCTGCAAAACAGGCGCGCGTG contains:
- a CDS encoding DUF1214 domain-containing protein, yielding MTGQQGGELRLSAVWRNFCDQLAQAGDVLDRPSAPGTAIDQAEGLRYLSRLTRTALNMLVDSSDPDFPRIFLLTDDAIKIGADNPDNLYQQIVVRGDRDYRITGKRNSVPYFSIGSKANRYAIDGTMASTGEIELADMQFGPDGSFEIIVSKTQKPGNWLPMADDTTLLIIRQTFNDKRAEVAADVHIERISDGPAVPVILAPETIEAQLNGAAAWVRGTANTFADWSQWFMEQPNRIYEGKEQSVYQRAGGDPKIWYGHIYYDLAPDEALVITAKPPQCRFWNFQIDNWWMESMDHVNRKVWVNGAQAKYEEDGSVILVCADKDPGYGNWIDLSGHRQGTGLWRWIEADEHPVPQCKVVKL
- a CDS encoding nuclear transport factor 2 family protein; protein product: MQGRKALTASADFPARIAILEDREAIRDLIARYGPLVDAGNCAGAAALWAEDGVYEVGGFGSYTGRAAIQALLEGESHQSLIHGGAAHVLSPPVIDLDGDSATARTYSVVFRKTGDSWEAHRASANSWHLVRVGTEWKVARRINRLLDGSPDARALIGGR
- a CDS encoding nuclear transport factor 2 family protein; protein product: MSRGTVIACVLALLATPAGARPMPDPVKMEAAVNAYVAAFEAGSADQVAALYAADATVEDPIGSPIHKGREAIRAFYAQSMKTGAKLKLEGPVRVAGDYAVFPFSVNLNFDGGAKRIDVIDTFRFNEANEVVEMRAYWGPTNMHGF
- a CDS encoding SDR family oxidoreductase; its protein translation is MTPTSPVPPYPTPLGMLKGKTVVVTAAAGTGIGFSAAKRAAEEGAKLLISDFHERRLNEAADRIADEAKVERPAVFVCDVTSEEAVQGLRDAALAALGRVDVLINNAGLGGEADIVDMTDEQWARVFDVTLTSLFRMTRAFLPAMYAAKSGVMVNNASVLGWRAQKGQAHYAAAKAGVMAFTRCAAIEAAEHGVRINAVSPSLAMHPFLAKVTTQEALDKLVEKEAFKRPAEVWEIANVMMFLASDLSSYMTGEIVAVSSQRA
- a CDS encoding MaoC family dehydratase, giving the protein MATIFENPHDLLGKEGTKLDTSEWLTIEQSRIDAFADCTGDHQWIHVDPVRAKDGPFGATIAHGYLTLSLVNLFMPQIVEVRRFSAGVNVGMDKTRFLNPVVVGSRIRGTGEIVSAEEVKGGAIQAVIRVTVEIEGKDKPACVVETINRYFPES
- a CDS encoding acyl-CoA dehydrogenase family protein encodes the protein MDFALSDDQRAIQEAARDFLTDAANPDVIRAAVEGATGFDESLWSSLGEMGFAGLMIPEAQGGLGLGAVEMALVLEETGRVLAPVPFFETAVLAVQAVLSAGSEEQKAALLPRLASGTRACFAGTASRPTLSNGKLTGTAQFVTFGHVAELIVVATADESLVVLEADTPGLVIEALPALDRTRRFATLTFDCDVAPELILGVPGSAKAAIERTLTIGAGLLAAEQTGGMQYSLDATVDYAKQRVQFGRLIGSFQAYKHMLADMMLLVEASRSAAYYAAAAIDENGEELAEAAHAARAYVSDAYCSVTGDAIQLHGGIGFTWEHHAHLYFKRARACASWLGTPDQHREALAKIIMKDAA
- a CDS encoding acetyl-CoA C-acyltransferase; translated protein: MREAAIISTARTGVGKAYRGAFNDTEAPFMSSHVVDAAIARAGIDPARVDDVYLGVANQWNTQSYNVGRLTVHGSVLPDTTSGFSMDRKCSSGLNALAFAARGIIANEIDCAVSGGVENVSLTIDKHYPAFRNRSEFIKARDPNAYMVMIETAEIVAERYGISREDQDRFAAQSQQRAAAAQAAGKFDDEIVPITVTKALFDKEGNETGKEELTLTKDEGIRAGTTYEKLSELKPVFKNGTVIKEGKHVTAGNASQLSDGASAQVVMDLATAQKEGLPILGIYRGFQVAGCGADEMGIGPVFAIPKLLERTGVKMDDIGLWEINEAFANQAIYCQRTLGIDPEKLNVNGGGIAIGHPFAMTGSRLVGHALIEGKRRGVKYVVVSMCVAGGMGAAGLFEVA
- a CDS encoding acyl-CoA dehydrogenase family protein, yielding MQLAFAPELKAFRQEAASWLNEQLSGPFKAIRGQTNQVDNVEERRAWEAALGEARWSVIGWPEQWGGRGASIAQQIIFAEEYARAKGPPRAGHLGVELLGPTLIAMGTEEQKARFLPDIATGKAIWCQGYSEPGAGSDLANVKTKARLEGDTYIIDGQKIWTSMGTIADWCFVVARTEPGSVGNKGLSFLMVPMDQPGVTPRPIRQMTGEAEFAEVFFDGAQALAMDRIGEEGEGWKVAMALLGFERGVSTLAQQMQFRNELDDIIAIAKANGKAQDPLTRQKIATAHAGLKIMRYNALRMLSGGEANPELTGAAYTYKLYWSRWHVALGDLAMAVMGQEGEIGINDERMGALTTMHLMSRSDTIYAGTDQIQRNIIAERGLAMPREPRG
- a CDS encoding alpha/beta hydrolase translates to MPLDPQLEAMFANQPEWPPIRTAPVPALREAVRSSSIQLPPPAVSLASIVDRTIPGPNGEIPVRIYTPEGAGPFPVTAYFHGGGFVVGDLDTQDMIARGLAAGAETIVVSVDYRLAPEHKFPAAFEDCWAATQWAAAHAAELGGDPALIAVAGDSAGGVLASACALLARDAGAPRIAAQINWYGPGIHPIPEEGSAIEFANGPVLRLEDAHYFWELHIKDESDYDDFRASPMKATSHQGLAPAFIASAECDPIRDAVEAYAPVLEKAGVEVEVKRYPGMVHGFVSWIGFLPGAQEAMADACAFAKKQFAVARQTA